The window GTCGTGCACGCCGACGCGCGCGACGCCGAGCGCGGCGGCCCACGCGTCGGCGATCTGCGCCTCGAGCGGGGAGCGGGGCGCGACGTAGGGTGCCGCGTTCGAGGCAGGCCCGACGTCGGTGGCGGCGGGCGCGGGGAGCGCGCGCCGGTCGACCTTGCCGTTCGGCGTGAGCGGGAGCGCGGCGAGCCGCACGACCGCGGCCGGGACCATGTAGTCCGGCAACGTTAGGCGAAGCCGCGCGCGCAGGTCGGCGACGAACGCGGGCTCGTCGGCGGCGGCGAGGGTAGAGTGCACGAAGTAGGCGACGAGGGCGGGTTCCGCCGCGTCATCTCTGCGGCAGAGATTTGCCACAGTCTGAGTCACGCCCGGCGCCGCGGCGACCACGCCCTCGATCTCCCCCAGCTCGACGCGGTAGCCGCGCACCTTGACTTGGTCGTCGAGCCGGCCGAGGAATTCCAGCCGGCCGTCCGCGTGGCGGCGCACCCGGTCGCCGGTGCGGTACAAGCGGCCGAACTCCGGGTGCGGGGCGAACCGCTCCGCCGTGAGGTCCGGGCGGCCGTGGTAGCCGCGGGCGAGCCCCGCGCCGCCGATCCACAGCTCGCCGGGCACGCCGAGCGGCGCCGGATCGCCCGAGGGCTCGAGGACGTAGAGCGTCGTGTTGGCGAGCGGCTCGCCGAGCGCAACGTCGTCGTTGGTCACGTGGTCGCGGGCCGACCAGATGGTCGTCTCGGTGGGGCCGTAGACGTTCCAGAGCGCCGCCCCGCGCGGCCGCAGTGCCGCCGCGAGCTCCGCAGGCCACGCCTCGCCGCCGCACAGCATTGTGAGGCCGTTCGTGCCTGTCCACCCGGCCGCGATCAGCAGGCGCCACGTGGACGGCGTCGCTTGAAGCAGCACGCGGCCGCCGCGCTCCGAGCGCGCGCGGTCCGCGGTGCGGGCCAGCAGTGCGCCGAGCTCCGTGCCGTCGACCGCCGTCGCGCGCGGCGCGATCACGACCTCGGCGCCGACCACGAGCGGCAGCCACAGCTCCAGCCCGGCGATGTCGAATGCCACGGTCGTCACCGCGACGACCGCGTCCGCGGCGGCGAGCCCCGGCCGCTCGGCCATGCTCGCGAGGAAATTCGCGAGCGCGCCGTGCGACACCATTACGCCTTTCGGACGGCCGGTCGACCCGGAGGTGTAAAGAACGTACGCGAGCGCGTCCGCGTCGACCATTGGGGCGTCAGCGGCTGGCTCGACGTCCGCGGCCGCGTCCCACGTCGCGTCGTCGAGGACGAGCACCGGCGCCTCGACTGCGGGCAGGCGCTCGCGCGAGCGCTCGGCGGTCACGACGGCGCGCACGCCGGCGTCGTCGAGCACGTGAGCGAGGCGCTCGGCGGGGTAGCCGACGTCGAGCGGCACGTACGCGGCGCCGGCGCGCAGCACGGCGAGCAGCGCGACGGGGAGTGTGGTCGTCCGGTCGACGGCCACCGCCACGCGGTCACCGGCCCGTACGCCTAACACACGCAGGCGTCGCGCGACCGCGGCGGAGCGGCGCGCGAGCTCGGCGTAGGTGAGCGTGTCGTCGCCGGCGCGCACGGCGGTCGCTGAGGGCGTCGCGGCGGCCTGGGCGAGCACGCGCGACGGCACGGTCCACGTCGGAAGCGGCGCCGCGGTCGCGTTCCACCGCCCGGTGACGAGGGCGCGCTCGGCCAGGCCTAACAACGGCAAGCGGCCGACGAGCGCGCCGGGATCGCACGCCGCGGCGGCGAGCAGCGCGCCGTAGTGCGCGAGCAGCCGGTCCACGGTGGCCGCGTCGAACAGGTCGGTGTTGTACTCCGCCACCGTCACGAGCCCGCCGTCTGGCGCGGGTCGGACGACGAGCGTGAGCTCAAACTTGGCCGTTTCCTTCGCCGCGGCGACGCGCGTCACGCGCAGTCCCGGCAGCCGCGGCTCGGCGCCGAGCCCGTCGAGGAACTGGAACGCGACCTGGACGATCGGCGCGCGGCCGCGGTCGCGCGCGGGCTGCATGCGCTCGACGACCTGCTCGAACGGCACCTCCTGGTCGGCCAGCGCCGCGAGGGCGACGTCGCGCACGTGCGCGAGCAGCGCGTCGAACGGCGCGTCCGCGTCCGGCATGACGCGCAGGGCCAGCGTGTTCACGAACAGGCCGACGACGCGCTCCAGCTCCGCCCGGCCGCGCCCGGCGGTGACCGATCCGACGGCGAAGTCACCCTGCCCCGTGTAGCGGTGCAGCAGCGCGACGAACGCGGCCAGGCAGGCGGCGTACGGCGTCGCGCCGCGGGCGCGCGCCATCGCGCGCAGCGCGTCGGCCGTCGCGGCCGGGACGTGGGCCTCGCGCTTCGCCCCGGCGAGCGACTGCACCGCGGGGCGCGGCCGGTCCGTCGGCAACTCCAGCGGCGGCACGCCCGCGAGCCGCTCGGCCCACGCGTCGAGCCGGCGCCCGGCGGCCGGGGTGCCGAGCGCGCGCCGCTGCCACGCGGCGTAGTCCGCGTACTGGAGCGGCAGGTCGGCGAACGCCGGCGTGCGCCCGGCGGCCAGCGCGCCGTACGCGTCGTGCAACTCGCCGAAGAGAATGCCTAACGAGACGCCGTCGACGACCACGTGGTGGAACGCCGCGAGCAGCACGTGCTCGTCCGGCGCGAGGCGGAGCAGCGACGCGCGCACGGGCGGGCCGGCGGCGAGGTCGAACGGCGCGTTCGCATTCGCGCGAGCGCGCTCGGCGACCGCGCGTTCGCGCTCTGCGGCCGGGCGCGCGGTCACGTCTTCGACGACGAGCGGCGCGGCGACGTGCGGCAGCACGACCTGCTCGGGGGCGTCCGCGCCGGCGCGGAACACCGTGCGCAGCGCCTCGTGTCGGGCGACGAGCAGGCCGAAGGCTTCGCGCAGCGCGTCGACGTCGAGCGGACCGGCCAGATGCAGCGCGACGGGTACGGTGTACGCGGCAGCCTCCGCGTCGATCTGGTCCAGCAACCAGAAGCGCTGCTGCTGGAACGACGTCGGGAACACCTGCACGTCGGCCGCCGCCGGAACCGCGGAGGTCGCGGTCATACGCCGACCCCCGCGCGGGGCGCGGCCGCGGGCTGGTACGCGCCGCGCGCGACGGGCGTGAGCGGCACGGCGTCGTCCTCCGCGCTCCCGCCCGCGCCGCCGTCCGCGTCGGCGAGCGCCGCGAGGTCGGCGACCGTCGCGCCGCGGAGCAGCTGGTCGAGCGGGAGCAGGACTCCCGAAAGTTGCCGGACCCGGCCGACGACCCGCATCGCGAGCAGCGAGTGTCCGCCGAGCTCGACGAAGCGCTCGTCGACGCCTACGGTAGGTACGCCTAACGCCTCGGCCCACACGGCGGCGATCTCGGCCTCGCGGGGCGTGCGCGGGAGCGTGCGGGCCGCGGCGATATCGGCGGCTGGCGCGGGCAGCCGGTCGCGGTCCACCTTCCCGTTCGGCGTGAGCGGCAGCGCGGCGAGCGGCACGACGGCGGCCGGGATCATGTGCTCGGGGAGCGTCTGCCGGAGCACGGTGCGCAGGGCCGCGCCGTCCGGCGGCGGCCCGTCCGCGCCGACGACGTACGCGACGAGCCGCGGCCCGGTCGCGGCGTCGTCGCGGGCGACGACGCACGCCTGCGTCACGCCGCGGACGGCTACGAGCGCGGCCTCGATCTCGCCCGGCTCGATGCGGAAGCCGCGGAGCTTGATCTGCGCGTCGATGCGGCCGAGGAACTCGAGCGTGCCGTCGCGCCGGTAGCGGACCCGGTCCCCCGTACGGTAAAGTGTTGCGTTAGGCGTCTCCGAGAGGCGGTCCGGCACGAACGCCGCCGCCGTGAGGTCGGCACGGTGTAGATAGCCCGCGCCGACGCCGTCGCCGCCGATGTACAACTCGCCCGCGACGCCGGCCGGGACCGGCTCGCCGTGTGCGTCGAGCACGTACAGCCGCGTGTTCGCGATCGGGCGCCCGATCGGCACCGGCCCGGTGATCCGGCGGTCGCCGCCGACGAACTCGACGCAGCAGCCGACGACCGTCTCCGTCGGCCCGTACTCGTTCACGTGCACCGTGTCCGGCGCGTGCGTCTGCCAGAACGCGAGGCTTTCGCCGAGCAACTGCTCGCCGCCGATGACGAACACGCGGGTGGCGCCCGGTGCCTCCGACGGGCCGACGGTCTCGCGCAGGAGGTCGAGGTGCGCGGGGGTGAGCTTCACGAAGCTGAACCCGCCCGGGTCGCAGAGCATGCGGCCTAACGCGGCGACGTCGTCGCCGTCCGGCACGACGTGCACAGCGCGCCCGGCGGCGAGCGGCGCCCACAGGCTCGTCACCGTGAGGTCGAACGCGATCGAAGAGTGGAGCGGCGCGCCGCGGCCGCGCCGCACCTCGTACGCGTCCACCGCCCACGCGACGTAGTTGGCGAGCCCGCGGTGCGTGACCATCGCGCCCTTAGGCCGCCCGGTCGACCCAGAGGTGAAGATCACGTACGCGAGCGCGTCGCCGCCGCCCGGGCCCGGGGCCGGCACCACGGGGGTGTCGGGAAGGCGCTCACCGGCCGGCCACACGCGCGCGTCAAGCGCGAGTGTGATGGGTGCGCCGTCGGGCACGCGGTCCGCGAGCGCGGGCTGAGTGAGCAGGAGCACGGCTCGCGCGTCGTCGAGCATCGCCGCGATGCGCGCGGGCGGGTAGGCCGCGTCGATCGGCACGTACGCCGCGCCCGTCTTGAGCACGGCGAGGAGCGCGACGACCAGCTCCGGGCTGCGCCGCATGAACACACCGACGAGCGCGCCGGGGCCAGCCCCGCGACGCACGAGTTCGGCGGCGAGGCGGTCCGCGCGGAGCTCCAACTCGCGGAAGCTGAGCGTGCGGTCGCCGTCGACGACGGCCGGCGCCTCGGGTGTGGCGGCCGCACTGCGGGCGACGAGCGCGGGGACCGTGCCGCCCACCGGCGCGCCGGTCGCCGTCCGGTTCCACTTGATGAGCAGCGTGTGCCGCTCCTCGGCCGTCAGCAACGGCAGCCGAGACACGCGTCGTGCCGGGTCGGCGACGATGCCCGCCAAGAGCGTCGCGAGGTGGTCGAGGACGGGATCGATCGTCGCGGCATCGAACAGGGCGGTGCGGTACTCGACCGTCGCGCGCAGCCCCTCGCCGCCGAGGTCACTGAAGGCGAGCGCGAGGTCGAACTTGGCCGCGCCGTGATCGGTTGGCAGGACCTCGACGTGCGCGTCGCCGAGTATGACGCGGACCTCGCCGGGTGTGTCGACCCCGAACCCCACCTCCGCGAGCGGCCGCCCGCGCGCGCCGCCGCCCGCGTGCACCTCCAACGCGACGCGCTCGAAGGGCACGGCTTGGTGTTCGTACGCGTCGAGGCACGTCCGCCGCACGCGGCCGAGGAGCTCAACGAACGTCGGATCGGCCGCGAGGTCCGTGCGCAGGACGAGCGTGTTCGCGAAGAACCCCACCGCGCCGTCGAGCGCCTCGCCGCCGCGCGCGGTCGCTGGCGTGGCGACGGCGACGTCGTCCTGCCCCGTCGTGCGCGCGAGCAGGACGTCGAACGCCGCGAGCAGCACCATGAAGAGGGTCGCGTCGTGCGCGCGCGCGAGCGCCGCGAGCCCGTCGCGGACGTCGGGGGCGAGCAGCCGCCGGCACCGCGCGCCGTCGAAGTTAGGCGCCGAAGCGCGCGGCCGGTCGACGGGCAACTCGAGCGTCGTTAGGCCAGTCAGCTGCGCGCGCCAGTACGCGAGCCCCGCGGCGCGCGAGCCGCGCTCGACCGCGTCGCGCTGCCACGCCGCCCAGTCGGCGTACTGAACGGGCACGGGCGGCAGCGCGGGCCGCTCGCCGCGCCGGAACGCGTCGTACGCCGCGCCGAGCTCGCGGAAGAGCACGTCGCGCGAACCCTCGTCGCTGACGAGGTGGTGCGAGAGCAGGTGCAGCACGTGCTCGTCGGACGCGAGCCGGAGGAGCGTCGCGCGGAGCTGCGGATCGCGCGCGAGGTCGAAGCGGCGGCGCGTGCACGCGCGGACCACGTCGTCCACCTGCTCCGGGCGGACGTCGCGCACCTCGAACGGCACCGGCGCCGGCGCGTCGACGATTTGTCGCGGCCCGTCCGCCCCATCGACGAACCGCGTGCGTAGCGCCTCGTGGCGCGCGACGACGAGGTCGAGGGCGCGGCGCAGCGCGTCGACGTCGAGCGCGCCCGAGATGCGCAGCACGCGCGGCACGTTGTAGGCGACCAGGTCGGGGAGGGCGCGGTCTAGCCGCCACAGCACCTCCTGGTTGAACGCGAGCCGCGCGGGCCCGTCCGGGCGCCGAGGGATGGTGTGTTCGTCCGCCGCCGCGCTCCCGACGTCCGTCGCCGCGGCCACGCGCGCGCGCGCCGCCAGCGCGCGCTCGACGAGCGCGCGCTGCGCGGGCGACAGCCGCGCGAGACGTTCGCGCAGGCCGTCGGGGCGCGCGTCCGGGGGGACGCCAGGGGAGGACGGGTCGTCGTGCATCAGGGAGCGTCGGTGAGCACCTGGCCGAGCAGTCGCGTCGCGTCCGCCTCGGTCAGCCCTTCGACCGCGGCGAGCGCGTCGCGGAGTGCCGCATCGTCTTTGGCGCGGCGCTCCGCGTCGACCAGCTCGGCGAGCTGCGCTA is drawn from Gemmatimonadetes bacterium T265 and contains these coding sequences:
- a CDS encoding hypothetical protein (frameshifted, deletion at around 584556;~possible pseudo due to internal stop codon); amino-acid sequence: MTATSAVPAAADVQVFPTSFQQQRFWLLDQIDAEAAAYTVPVALHLAGPLDVDALREAFGLLVARHEALRTVFRAGADAPEQVVLPHVAAPLVVEDVTARPAAERERAVAERARANANAPFDLAAGPPVRASLLRLAPDEHVLLAAFHHVVVDGVSLGILFGELHDAYGALAAGRTPAFADLPLQYADYAAWQRRALGTPAAGRRLDAWAERLAGVPPLELPTDRPRPAVQSLAGAKREAHVPAATADALRAMARARGATPYAACLAAFVALLHRYTGQGDFAVGSVTAGRGRAELERVVGLFVNTLALRVMPDADAPFDALLAHVRDVALAALADQEVPFEQVVERMQPARDRGRAPIVQVAFQFLDGLGAEPRLPGLRVTRVAAAKETAKFELTLVVRPAPDGGLVTVAEYNTDLFDAATVDRLLAHYGALLAAAACDPGALVGRLPLLGLAERALVTGRWNATAAPLPTWTVPSRVLAQAAATPSATAVRAGDDTLTYAELARRSAAVARRLRVLGVRAGDRVAVAVDRTTTLPVALLAVLRAGAAYVPLDVGYPAERLAHVLDDAGVRAVVTAERSRERLPAVEAPVLVLDDATWDAAADVEPAADAPMVDADALAYVLYTSGSTGRPKGVMVSHGALANFLASMAERPGLAAADAVVAVTTVAFDIAGLELWLPLVVGAEVVIAPRATAVDGTELGALLARTADRARSERGGRVLLQATPSTWRLLIAAGWTGTNGLTMLCGGEAWPAELAAALRPRGAALWNVYGPTETTIWSARDHVTNDDVALGEPLANTTLYVLEPSGDPAPLGVPGELWIGGAGLARGYHGRPDLTAERFAPHPEFGRLYRTGDRVRRHADGRLEFLGRLDDQVKVRGYRVELGEIEGVVAAAPGVTQTVANLCRRDDAAEPALVAYFVHSTLAAADEPAFVADLRARLRLTLPDYMVPAAVVRLAALPLTPNGKVDRRALPAPAATDVGPASNAAPYVAPRSPLEAQIADAWAAALGVARVGVHDDFFALGGHSLAAMRAVGRLADVAPARVTVGMVFAAPTVAAFVAAVVQRLADDQAAAVADDDATLAAMLAEIDGLSDDDVARLLAEPVAEEPR